Genomic DNA from Gemmatimonadaceae bacterium:
AACCCGACGGTGAATTTTCACGGAGAATCGCGGCGGAACGACACCCATCAGTCCACCACCGATCCGGACGCCCAGCTCGCGCGGAAGGGCCCAGGCAAGGAGGCGAAGCTCTCCTACGCGGGCCATGTCCTGCTGGACAATCGCCACGGGCTGGTCGCCAATGTCTGCACCACAGCCGCCACGGGCACGGCCGAACGCGAGGCCGCGTCGCTGCTGCTGGGCGCGCTGGGGCACGGTGGCACCGTCGGCGGCGACAAGGGCTTCGACGTGCCCAGCTTTGTGGCGACGGTGCGCGACCTCGCGTTCACACCGCACGTCGCACAGAAGGTCAAAGGCAGCGCGATTGACGGCCGCACCACGCGCCACGCGGGCTACGCCATCAGCCAACAGAAACGGAAGCTGATCGAGCAAGTCTTCGGGTGGATGAAAACCGTGGGCGGGTTGCGGAAGCTGCGGCATCGGGGCGGCGAACTCGTTGATTGGATCGTAACCTTTACCGCGGCGGCGTACAACCTGATCCGCTTGCGTACCCTCTTGGCGAGGGCGACGTGACCTGGCCCGGCGACCGGCTCGGTCGCACGATGGCGACCACGCACGAGCGGAGTGCCCAGCGACCGGCATCGGCGCATGGGGAACTGGAAATGCTGTCACAAGTCACTTTTTCATCGGCCTGCTAGGCCGTTTCCTCCTCGGCAGGCTGGGTCTCGCATTTGTCACATGGCTCAAATCCCTTCCGACTTGGAATCGGTCCTCGCCGGTTTGATTTCGGACCGTTGATTTCGGTAACGATAGCCGGGCGTGAGCATCCTCTCGACGAA
This window encodes:
- a CDS encoding IS5 family transposase; the protein is MRGPDDQTNHMFSYLSPEQRVRADHPLRAIRAMTDRVFAELSPRFAKMYSDIGRPSIPPEQLLRALLLQSLYTVRSERLLMEEIDYSVLYRWFVGLSMDDASWSPTVFSKNRDRLLDGDIAGAFFDAVLGQAADAGLLSDEHFTVDGTLLEAWASLKSFRRKDAGPTPPPDDPGNPTVNFHGESRRNDTHQSTTDPDAQLARKGPGKEAKLSYAGHVLLDNRHGLVANVCTTAATGTAEREAASLLLGALGHGGTVGGDKGFDVPSFVATVRDLAFTPHVAQKVKGSAIDGRTTRHAGYAISQQKRKLIEQVFGWMKTVGGLRKLRHRGGELVDWIVTFTAAAYNLIRLRTLLARAT